One genomic segment of Balaenoptera musculus isolate JJ_BM4_2016_0621 chromosome 11, mBalMus1.pri.v3, whole genome shotgun sequence includes these proteins:
- the LOC118903744 gene encoding HLA class II histocompatibility antigen, DM beta chain isoform X1, which produces MIALLPLLLGLSLGCTGAGGFVAHVESTCLLDDDGTPKEFTYCISFNKDLLTCWDRLQASMVPCEFGVLNDLAKYLSDYLNHKENLIQRLSNGLQDCATHTQLFWRSLTHRTRPPSVQVAKTTPFNTRETVMLACYVWGFYPADVTITWRKNGQLVLPHGSAYNIAQPNGDWTYQTVSHLATTPSFGDTYTCVVEHIGALEPILQDWTPGLLPVQTLKVSACAVTLGLGLIIFFLGLLSWRRAASSGYVFLPGSNYPEGQHIS; this is translated from the exons ATGATTGCCCTCCTGCCGCTGCTGCTGGGCCTCAGCCTGGGCTGCACCGGAGCAG GAGGCTTTGTGGCCCACGTGGAAAGCACCTGTCTGCTGGATGACGATGGGACTCCAAAAGAGTTCACGTATTGTATCTCCTTCAACAAGGATTTGCTGACCTGCTGGGATCGCCTGCAGGCCAGTATGGTCCCTTGTGAATTTGGGGTACTGAACGACTTGGCCAAATACCTCTCAGATTACCTCAACCATAAGGAAAACCTGATCCAACGCTTATCCAACGGGCTGCAGGACTGTGCCACACACACCCAGCTCTTCTGGAGATCTCTGACCCACAGGACAC gACCGCCATCTGTGCAAGTAGCTAAAACCACTCCTTTTAACACGAGGGAGACGGTGATGCTGGCCTGCTACGTGTGGGGCTTCTATCCAGCTGATGTGACCATCACGTGGAGGAAGAACGGGCAGCTGGTCCTCCCTCACGGCAGCGCCTATAACATCGCCCAGCCCAACGGAGACTGGACATACCAGACAGTCTCCCATTTGGCCACAACCCCCTCTTTTGGGGACACCTACACCTGTGTGGTAGAGCACATTGGCGCTCTTGAACCCATCCTTCAGGACTGGA CTCCTGGGCTATTGCCAGTGCAGACACTGAAGGTTTCCGCGTGTGCTGTGACTCTGGGCCTGGGCCTCATCATCTTCTTTCTTGGTTTGCTCAGCTGGCGGAGAGCTGCCTCCTCCG GCTATGTTTTCCTCCCAGGGTCCAATTATCCAGAAG gtCAGCACATTTCCTAG
- the LOC118903744 gene encoding HLA class II histocompatibility antigen, DM beta chain isoform X2 — protein MIALLPLLLGLSLGCTGAGGFVAHVESTCLLDDDGTPKEFTYCISFNKDLLTCWDRLQASMVPCEFGVLNDLAKYLSDYLNHKENLIQRLSNGLQDCATHTQLFWRSLTHRTRPPSVQVAKTTPFNTRETVMLACYVWGFYPADVTITWRKNGQLVLPHGSAYNIAQPNGDWTYQTVSHLATTPSFGDTYTCVVEHIGALEPILQDWTPGLLPVQTLKVSACAVTLGLGLIIFFLGLLSWRRAASSGQHIS, from the exons ATGATTGCCCTCCTGCCGCTGCTGCTGGGCCTCAGCCTGGGCTGCACCGGAGCAG GAGGCTTTGTGGCCCACGTGGAAAGCACCTGTCTGCTGGATGACGATGGGACTCCAAAAGAGTTCACGTATTGTATCTCCTTCAACAAGGATTTGCTGACCTGCTGGGATCGCCTGCAGGCCAGTATGGTCCCTTGTGAATTTGGGGTACTGAACGACTTGGCCAAATACCTCTCAGATTACCTCAACCATAAGGAAAACCTGATCCAACGCTTATCCAACGGGCTGCAGGACTGTGCCACACACACCCAGCTCTTCTGGAGATCTCTGACCCACAGGACAC gACCGCCATCTGTGCAAGTAGCTAAAACCACTCCTTTTAACACGAGGGAGACGGTGATGCTGGCCTGCTACGTGTGGGGCTTCTATCCAGCTGATGTGACCATCACGTGGAGGAAGAACGGGCAGCTGGTCCTCCCTCACGGCAGCGCCTATAACATCGCCCAGCCCAACGGAGACTGGACATACCAGACAGTCTCCCATTTGGCCACAACCCCCTCTTTTGGGGACACCTACACCTGTGTGGTAGAGCACATTGGCGCTCTTGAACCCATCCTTCAGGACTGGA CTCCTGGGCTATTGCCAGTGCAGACACTGAAGGTTTCCGCGTGTGCTGTGACTCTGGGCCTGGGCCTCATCATCTTCTTTCTTGGTTTGCTCAGCTGGCGGAGAGCTGCCTCCTCCG gtCAGCACATTTCCTAG